One part of the Populus alba chromosome 18, ASM523922v2, whole genome shotgun sequence genome encodes these proteins:
- the LOC118034249 gene encoding RING-H2 finger protein ATL56, with protein sequence MPPPYHHHDHHRTHGGAPPKPNQEFLSLILKAIIMTAITIFFFLFLGVAAILLLFATSALHRHSTTSSNSSKALPLKDLKKLPKFRFSTKTRPETGADQSSCVVCLEEINQGQWCRNLVGCGHVFHRKCVDAWLVKVSACPICRTRVELDQGVKDRPLWDFVWRNELKVW encoded by the coding sequence ATGCCTCCTCCTTACCACCACCATGATCACCACCGTACACACGGTGGCGCAccaccaaaaccaaaccaagaGTTTCTTTCTTTAATCCTGAAAGCCATAATAATGACTGCAAtcaccatcttttttttcctattcctTGGTGTTGCCGCTATCCTCCTCCTCTTTGCCACCTCCGCACTCCACCGCCACTCGACTACATCCTCCAATTCCTCAAAGGCGTTGCCTCTCAAAGACTTAAAGAAGCTCCCAAAGTTCAGATTTTCGACTAAGACGAGACCCGAAACGGGTGCTGATCAAAGTTCATGTGTGGTTTGTCTTGAAGAGATAAATCAAGGGCAGTGGTGTAGAAACCTTGTTGGCTGTGGTCATGTGTTTCATAGGAAATGTGTGGATGCGTGGCTTGTTAAGGTTTCTGCATGTCCTATTTGCAGGACACGAGTTGAATTGGATCAGGGCGTAAAAGACAGGCCACTGTGGGACTTTGTTTGGAGAAATGAATTGAAGGTTTGgtag